CGTACTCGTCGTGGTCGTGCTCGGCGGGCGCCTTCGCGTCGGTCTCGCGTTTGACCTGAATCACCCGCGAACGAACGTCCTCGAGCAGGTCGCGAAACTCCTCGCGTTGGGCCTCGAGTTCTCCCCGGAGCTCCTCGAGGTCCTCGCGGTCGGCCGGCTCGGCGCCCTCCCCCTCGGTCGCGACGGCGTGGGCCGCCGCGACGACGCGCCGACAGACGTCGGCGGGCGATTCGTCGCGGTCCGCGGCCGCGTCGGTCACCCAGTCGTCGACGTCGGCCGGGAGCGCGAACGAAACGTCCCCCTCGTCGTCCTCGCTCTCCATCTATCGTAGCTAGCGAGGGTCGGTGCATAAGGGTTGTTGCCGACGACGACCGCCCGCAGGTGCGGTCTCGGCGCCGAACGACGGCTCAACGGATCTTCCGGACGTTGCTGATGTCGAAGCCCGCGTCGCCGATCTCGGTCTCGAACCGGACGATGTTCTCGTCCTCGAGCCGCGAGAGGACGCCCCGGAACTGCTCGACGACCATCGTTCGGGCGCGCTCGGAGCCGCCGCTCTCCCACTCGAACAGCAGCGTGCCGTCGGTGGCCTCCTTGAGGCCGCCGAGTTGGGTCGGCTCGAGGAGTTCGGAGTTGACCAGCAACAAGATGACGCCGCCCCAGCGGTGGGAGGCGCGGGCGAGCCCCTTGAGGAGGACGGTCAGATCGGACCAGCCGAGCCGGTCCTCGGCCGCCGCGATCAGGTCGGTTACGGAGTCGACGATCACGAGGTTGCCCGCAGCGTGTTCGGTCATGTAGCCGCCGAAGGCGTCGAGGACGTCCTCGCGCTCGGTCTGCGACCCGAGCTGGGTGATGTCGGCCGTCCGTTCGGCGTACCACTCCGTCGGCACCGGTGTCAACTGGAAGTACTCCTCGGCCAGTTCGACGAACTCGACGGCGTCCATTCCCGTTTCGACGAGGTCCGATTCCATGACGAACGACATCTCGTTGGCGACCGCGGTCCGCTCGTCGGTAAACGAAATGTAGTGAATGCCGTCGGGCAGCGTTGCACCGTTCTCGAGGTCGCCGTAGTGGAGGTCGAACTGCTCGGCGCCCCGCTCGGCGAGCCCGTTCATGACGGCGCTCGTGTAGGCGAACTCTCGCGCGCCGGCGCCGGATTCGCCGGCGAGCAGTACGACGCTGCCGGCCGGCGCGCCGCCGCCGATCATCCGGTCGAGGCGTGCGACGCCCAGCGGCATCCGTTCCATATCGACCACTACGAGGGGAGATGCATACCGTTTGTGGGACCCGACTGTCGGCATCGTTCAGAAACGGCCGGGACCGCGGGGCGGATCCGAACGCGACGCATCCGCCGCTTCAGCGGCGCGTCTCCGATTCGTCCGCCCGTGCCGAGTCGTTCGAACGCTCCGCTCCGGGACGCGGAAATGTCGTCCCTCCGACCCCGGAATCCTCACTGTCGCTTTCGGGCATGCGTCGCCTGATGAGGTAGGCGCCGAGTCCGATCACGGGGAAGACGACGACGATCACGGCCCACAGGACCGAGTTTTCGATCCCGCGGGTCTCAGCGTCCTTCAGTACGAGAGCCGACAGCAAGACGTACACCGAGACGAACACGACCGTCAGCCCGAGAATCGCTACGGGACCCATTACGCAATAAGTTTTGTCGAGTTGTCAAATAAT
This portion of the Halopiger aswanensis genome encodes:
- a CDS encoding RAD55 family ATPase, with the protein product MERMPLGVARLDRMIGGGAPAGSVVLLAGESGAGAREFAYTSAVMNGLAERGAEQFDLHYGDLENGATLPDGIHYISFTDERTAVANEMSFVMESDLVETGMDAVEFVELAEEYFQLTPVPTEWYAERTADITQLGSQTEREDVLDAFGGYMTEHAAGNLVIVDSVTDLIAAAEDRLGWSDLTVLLKGLARASHRWGGVILLLVNSELLEPTQLGGLKEATDGTLLFEWESGGSERARTMVVEQFRGVLSRLEDENIVRFETEIGDAGFDISNVRKIR
- a CDS encoding PLDc N-terminal domain-containing protein gives rise to the protein MGPVAILGLTVVFVSVYVLLSALVLKDAETRGIENSVLWAVIVVVFPVIGLGAYLIRRRMPESDSEDSGVGGTTFPRPGAERSNDSARADESETRR